Genomic segment of Iocasia fonsfrigidae:
AAAGGTAAGTCTGGTAAGGGGGACATTATCATAGAGGGTAAGATCAGGCCCTTTAGCAGAGATGACAATTACCACCTCAGTATATATGGAGATGATATTCCCCTTGATTATGGTTCATTTGATGGAGAGATTGACCCCAGGCTTAAGATTATTGGTTCTTTTAGCAGACCATTTATTCAGGGTGATATCATTACACATGATCTGGAGATAGGCATTCCAATCAAATGGCCGTCAGGAGATGCTAAGGGGGAAATTTATCTAGACCTCACCCTTTATCCAGATGAAGATGTTTATTTAAGAAACAAGTATTTTGATATACTGATACAGAGTGGTAGTTTTCGCCTCCTAAATATTAATGGAAACCTTCAGTTTGAGGGGGAGCTTAGTAGTGAACAGGGGACCTTAAGCTATTACAACAATAAATTTTTTCTGGAAGAGGCTACTGCAGAGTTTAATAGGTATGAAGAATTACTCCCGAATTTAGATGTCAAGGCCTGGACCAGGATTGATGGTAACAGGATAGAGGTACAATTTAAAGGACTGCCTGGTCAGATGATAACTACCTTTACATCAGAGCCTACCCTGAGTGAAGAGGAAATAATGTCTTTACTAACCAGGTCTGGAGGCATTGGGGAGTTTGTGGCAGGTAATCTCAGTGGGGTTTTTAGTCAGGAGATTTATCGCTATATACGAGACTATATTCAATTAGATATCTTAAAAGAGATAGAATTTGGGGTTAAGGAGGCCTTTAGTCTTGATGAATTTGAGATTGACACCTATAATCTGGGGTTTGCTCAGGAGATGACTCTTTATCTAGGAGAATATTTTGGGGATGATATTTATTTACAGTATTCAACAACCCTGGGACCTGGTGGTAAGAGGGATAATCAGTTTTCATTAAAGTATTATCTAGATGACAATTTTATTATTAAGGGAGACCTATTTGAGGATAATGCTTATTCCATTGGTTTTGAGACCGGATTTAACTTTTAAAAGGAGATAGAGATGAAGGAATATTTAAAAAAGATAAGGGATTTAAAATTACCTACATCTGAAGAAGAACAAGCCTTATGGTTTAGATATAAAAATGAGAATGAGCAGGAGGCCCGCCAGGAGTTGATTAGCTATTACCAGCCTCTGGTCTTTAAACTTGTCCAGCAGTTTAAGGCTGATCGGGGAGTATTTATGGACCTGATCCAGGAGGGCAATCTAGGGTTGATAGATGCTGTTGATTCCTATAGACCAGGATTTAATACCAGGTTTTCTACCTTTGCTGTTTATCATATCAGGGGTAGAATTATTGATTACCTTAATAAAGGTAGTAGGGCCAGAAAATTCCCTGTTATGGGAGATATCCTTCCTGAGAAACTGGAGGAAACTGTAGAAAGGTCAATACTGGCTGACAGGGTTAAAGAGCTTGTCAAAGGCTTACCCTCTAAGGAAAGACAGGTTATTAACAAGCGTTTCCTGGATAGTAAAAAGGCAGAACTGGCTGCTGCAGAAATGGGAATAAGCCTGTCTTACCTTTACCGCCTACAGAAAAAAGCCGTTAGAAGGCTTCGGGGTAAACTAGCTACTTTTATTCATCAGTGGAATAAGTAAACATTGTACAGCAAACAGAAGTAAAACAGTACAAACTTGGTGTGTATTGCATATAATTACAGCTAAACAACTTAAATGGCTGTTTTTATAAAAATGTGAGCAGTCAAAAATATAAGGCTTAGAAGGATATTAATAGTAGAAGATAGGAGATTAGCTAAATTGAGTAATTATTAAAGGGGTGGGTTTAGGAGTGCTTGGGATTATGAGACATATTTCTTATGCCCGTGATTGGCTGTGCCGTGCAGAAAAAAAGATTGAGTCTGGTGATCTGGTAGAAGGTGAGTTTTTTCTTTCCCTTGCCGAAGCAGAGACACGTAAGGCCTGGGAAAGGAGTTATTCTTCTCGAAATAGGTGGCCGTCCAGAAAATTTCCACTGGCTCTTACTTTTAGTCTGTTCTTAATGGCTGCGATTGCTTTTGTTTTCTTTTTTAGAGGTGATCCCCAGCTGGAGCCGGTAGAATTAAAGCTGACCGAAGGGTATCAACAGAGTGTTCGACTGACAGACAGGGGTAATATACGTTTAATCAGTGTTGATCTATCTGTTAATAATAATTTGAATAGGGGGAAGTAATGTGAAGCATTTCTTGGTACTTATTATATTATGTAATCTTATATTATTTTCAGGTGTTACTATGGCAGAGAATGAGCTATTAGAGCAGAACCTTCAATTTATTACAGCGATTGCCTTCGAAGGGAATGAAAGGGTCTCCGATGAGGAGATTAGATCCTTAATCAGTACTGAAGCTGGTGAATTGCTTGATGAAGAAAAAATAAAGAATGATATGCAGAAGCTCTATGATACTGGATATTTTCAGGATGTAAAGGTATCTTTTGAAGTCTATAATGCTGGCTTAAAGGCTATTTTTGAACTGTCTGAATACCCGCTTGTAGAAGATATTATTATTAAAGGTAATGAATCATATAGTGATCAGGAATTAATGAAGGAAATAAAACTGGTCAAAGGTGAGATATTAAACCATAATGCTATACTTGAAAGTAGAAAAGCTATTGAACGATTATATCAGGAGGCTGGTTATGTCCTGGCGGTTTTAAAAGATATTGACATAGATGATAATGGTGTAGTTAGCTTTGAAATTAATGAGGGTTATTTAAATGAACTAATCATAGAGGGTAATGAAAAAACAAAGGATTTTGTTATCCGCCGTGAATTTGATTTTAAAAAAGGTGATGTAATTAATATTAAAGAACTCCAGGAGTCCTTTCGTCAACTGGTCAGATTAAATTACTTTGAAGATATAAATCCTAAACTAGAAAGGGTAGATTTTGAGAAAAATACTGCTAATGTAATTCTGGAGGTAACTGAGGGTCGAACAGGCCGCTTTAATTTTGGTGTTTCTTATAGTACAGCAGAGGGAAAAGGCTGGGGTGGTTTTATTACAGTTCAGGAAAGAAACCTTTTTGGTAACGGCCAGACCCTTGGTTTTGACTGGGAATTTGGCAGCACAACAAATTATGAGATTAACTTTTACGAACCATGGGTTTTGGGAACACCGACTTCTTTTGGAATAGGGGTTTATGATAAATCATATAGTTCTGAGGATTCTGTTAAAGGGGATTATGATGTTGATAAATCAGGGGGGAGTATTTCCCTGGGACATCCCCTGACAGAGGAATGGAATGGTAGAATTAAATTTAAGGTTGAAAAATCAAAGCTTGATTGGGAAGATAAGGAATATACAAAAGATGGTAAGACTTATGAAAATGACCCTGAAGATATTGATCTGCGTAGTATTACTCTACAGACCAGTAGAGATACCACCAATCATCCCTTTAATCCTACTGGTGGTGGTATAGATGTTCTATCATTAGAATATGCCGGTCACTTCCTTGGTGGGGATGCCGATTTTGTTAAATACAGGACTGATTTCAGGAGATTTTACAATGGTTTTAAAGGTAACCAGGCCTGGGCACTCCGCTTACAGACAGGTTTTAGTGATGGGGATCTGCCAGAGCTTGAAAAATATAGATTAGGTGGGTCAGAGACAATACGTGGTTATGATAAAGGTTCTTTTACTGGTGATGATATGCTTTTGGTAAATCTGGAGTATAGAATACCAATTACTGAGAATTTTACTGGTGTGCTCTTTGCTGATGGTGGTAATACCTGGGATTCTTACCGGGATATACAGCTTGATGACCTACACTATTCGACTGGTTTGGGAATTAGAATGGATACATTCTTAGGCCAGATTAGATTAGACTATGGTTTCAATGAAGATGGTGAAGGACAACCTCATTTCAGTATTGGTAATACATTTTAGTAAAAGAGGAAGGGGAATAAGATGCAAAATTACAGGCCTAAATTTGCAGTAGTAATTGGATTAATATTAATAATTACTGGATTTCTGGTTTTGGTTTATCCACAAACTAATATAGCGGCAGGGGATGATGCTAAAGGCAGGATTGCCTATGTTGACCTCTGGACTGTTTTTAATGTTCATCCAGGTAAGGCTTCTGCCGAGGAGGAACTCAATATGCTTGCCCAGGATATGCAGGCTGAATTAGAGGAGAAAGCCAGTGACCTGCCAGAGGCTCAGCAGCAGGAAATGTTGCAGGAATACCAGACTAAATTGAGTCAGCAGGAGCAGGAATTAATCGAGGGTATTATTGATCAAATCAAAGCAGCTATAGTAGATGTAGCTGAGGAGAAAGAAGTTAAGTTAGTGGTTGATAAACAGAGTATTTTCTATGGTGGTTATGATTTGACCCAGGATGTCATAGATTATATTAATAAACAGCAGGGGTCATTACAGGAACCACTTGATGCAACAGAAGAAGAATTATCAGATGAATTAACTGGGGATTAAAAAAGGAGGCAGGAGATGTTGAAGGGAATATTCAGAATTTTGACAGTTGTGGCAGTTATACTTGGAATTGCTGGACTGGGTCTGTTTTATCTTGTTTCATCAGGGACGGCATCTCCTGAAAGTGTGAATATCAGGACAGTGCTGGATAATTATTTAACAGATAATCCTGCTGGGCAACTGAGTGAGGAGATAAGCCTTAAGAGAGAAAACCTCCGCAATCAGCTGGCAAGGTTAAGAAATCAGGAAAAGCTCTTAAATAATAAAAAGGCTGCTCTGGAGCTAATTGTTGAAGAAGAACTGGCAGAAATCAGAGGAAAATATGAAGAAGAAATTCTTGATTTTAAAAAAGAACTGGAAGTTTCTTTTGAGAATTTTAGAGAAGAAAAAAGGCAGGAATATCAGGAAAAAATACTGGTTAAGAAGGAATCTTATGAGCAAAGACTTGATGAATTAATCGAAGGATATAAGGATAAAAAAAGGCAGGAACTAGCAGATTATCAGCAGCAGCTACTTGATAATTACCATAAGGAAACTTTAAATTACCGTCTTAAACTCCTGGCTCTGGAGCTTAGTGAGGAAGAAGAGAGGGCTTATAAGGATAAAATAACTGGCCTGGAGCAGAGTCAGGAGGAAGCGGTCAAGGCTAAAGAAGATCAAATGAATGAGAGTCTTCAGGAAGAAACCAGCCGCTTAAGACAGGAATTTGACGAGGACTTCCTTGAGCTGCAGGAGAAAATGGAACAGGAGATGAAGCGTGAGATAAACAGTAAACTGCTTTCTAATGAGCAGGCATTGGAGGGTTTTATTGCTGAACAGGAAGTGCTGCTAAATGAGGAAATGGTACAAAGGCGTAGGGAATTAAGTGAACGAAGCAAAGAAGAGATTGTATTACTGGAGAATTTAGTCAGGGAGATAAGGAATGATTATCTTACCCTCCAGTCACAAATTGCTAAACTGGAGAAGGAAGTGATTAAATAGATGTTAAAAAAGATTATTTTGTTAGGTATCAGTATATCGTTTGTCTTACTGGCTGGTTGTACCTCGCGCTCACCTGAGATTGCGGTACTGGATATAGAAGAAGTACTGGCCAGAAGTAGAAGAGCTCAGGAATTGCAGGAGGAACTGCTTAATATAGGTAATACCCTGGAAGAAGAATACAGTCAGCAAGAGGATGAAGAAGAAGACCAGAACCATCTAGAACGGGTTTATCAGGAATACCTTAGTAATAAACAGAGATTAGAGAACAGTTTTAATGAAGAAGTAAAAGTGGTTATTGAGGAAATAAGAAAGGATAAAAATATAGACACAGTTTTATATAAAGACAGTGTTTATTATGGTGGTCTCGATATTACTGAAAAGCTGGTTGAAATGCTTGATAGCAAATATGATGAGGAAGAAGGTAGTGATAATGACAGAGAATGAGGGTCTTAGTATTACTGAACTAGCCCGGCGGGTTAATGGTAAAGTGCTGGGTGACCCGGCCTATCTTATATATGGTGTTTCCGGGGTTAGTGAGAGTACAGCTGAGACTATTACTTTTGCCGAAACAGAGCAATACCTCTCCGAGGCTTTAAAGTCAAAAGCCGGGGCTGTAATTGTGCCTGATGGTTTTACAGCTAAAGGGAAGAATATGATTGTAGTTAAAAAACCGCGTCTGGCTTTTGCCAGAATAGCTGCTGTTTTTGCCCCGAATGTTTTTTATAGGCCGGGGATAGACCCGACATCGACAATTGCTGATTCGGTTGTAATTGGAGAAAATGTCTCTATCCATCCCTATGTAGTGATTGATGAGGGGGCTGAAATAGCTGACCATGTAATCCTGGCCCCTGGTGTTTATATTGGTGCCGGGGTAAAGGTGGGAGAGAGTAGTATACTTCACCCTGGAGTTGTAGTCGAATATGACACAGTAATCGGCAAAAAGGTTATGATCCATAGTGGAACAGTGATTGGTTCAGATGGCTATGGTTTTGTGACTGACCAGGACGGCCACCATAAAATACCCCAGCTGGGGAAGGTAATTATTGAAGATGATGTAGAGATAGGGGCCAATGTGACTATTGACCGGGGGACAAGCGGTCCTACTGTTATCGGCAGAGGGACCAAGACAGATAATCTTATCCAATTAGCTCATAATGTTCAAATTGGTGAAGAAAACCTACTGGTGGCTCAGGTGGGTATCGCTGGTAGTAGTAAGACTGGAAGAAGGGTTACACTTGGCGGCAAAACCGGTGTTGTAGGTCACCTGGAGATAGGGGATAATACTACTGTTGCTTCTGCTAGTGTAATAACTAAAGACACCCCATCAGGTGTTTTTTATTCGGGCAGCCCAGCCCAGGATCATAAAAAGGAATTACGTGAACAGGCTGCCAGGCGAAAAATGCCTCAGCTTTTAAAGAGGATAAGTAAGTTGGAGAAGAGGATAGGAGAATTAGAAAAGAAACTTAATTAATAAACTTTTTGTTAAATTTATAAATGCCCAGCCTATTTTGTCATATATTCATTCACTAAAAAAGCTAATTTCACCACAGGTACTCCGTAAGGTTGCCATCTCCTCCTTAAGCCAATTAGCAACAAAATAAACTCACTTCACTACGTTGCGTTCAAACAGGATTTTGTTAATCGCTAATTGGCTTAAGTGCGGGGATGGAGCTTTTTCAAGTTCATTCATATATGCTAAAATAGGCATGTTTTGTTTAATTTAGCGATTATAAATATTCCAGTATTACTTAAATATACCAATAAAGGGGAAATAGATGTGAGAAGATATGTAGTAGGATTTCTTTTTTTAGTAGTATTAGTGAATGTAGCTGGGAGTGTTATGGCTGTGGACAGGCTTTTGGAGATGCCGACAGCGGGGTTGATTCATGGTGATGTATTAGTTCGCGGAGAGATAATTCCGGGTTCGCACAGGAATATTGAGGGAGTTTTTGCTCTGGCTGACAGGGTTCAGTTGGGTGTTGTTGGTAATTATCTGGATAAGGATGATGAGCTGGAGACTGCTGGTAGTCTAAAGCTTCTGTTATTTGATGAGAAGGATGGTTTTCCTTCAGTTAGTATAGGGGCTAGAGAGAAAGATTTTTATTTTGTAATGAGCAAAAATCTTGGTCATGATATTAGGGCACACCTGGGGATAGGCAACGGGGAATTTGATGGTTTGTTTCTTGGTTTTAATAAACTGATCAACCCGGTGGCTGTCCAGACTTCTTCTTCAACAGGTGTCCCCCTTCCCATTAATCTGATGGCGGAATATGCTAATCGACAGGTTAATCTTGGTGTCAGGGTTTATTTCCGTGAAGCGATAGCTGTTGATGCCGGGTTAATGGATTTTGAGAAGGTAAAATTAGGGATGAATTATAGTTTTTAAAATATACGGTAAGAAAAGTCCTCAGTAATGGGGACTTTTTCTTGTAAAAATATAATTATAAAGATCGACAAATATATTTACTTCCCTTGTCGTGCGCTGCGGTGTCCTACCTCCACTTACTGTCGAGAAATTCTCCTTCGGCGTCCTGCCTACGGATAATTTCTAGAGTCGTACAGCAAATATATTTGTCTGAGTTAAGATAGAATAGTAATAATTTTTATTTTGATAAAACTCAATTCATTTACCATATATTGCATAGCACTGGGCGTTTACAGGTGCTTGTGGCTGATGGTATAATATTTGTTAGATAGGGGTGACAGATATATGTTTTGGATGAAAACTGCTTTCAGGAAAGATATCTTTTTACTGATGGCTGCTGCTATTCTGCTGGGGGTTATCCTGGCTCTGGCTGGGGGTTATCTCGCTGATAATTATTTTGCTAATATGGTCAGCGGTCTTATTGGTGATTCTGGAGAATATGACCTTTTGTTTACTATCTCCAGTGATAAGGAAGATATCGCTATAGAGCAGATTAAAAATATAGCTGCTGATACTCTCCCGGGTTCTTCTTTTAAGACAGGACCTAAGGTGGCAGGGAGTAGTAATTACTTATTGAAAATACCTGATAAATATAAGAATGAAGAGGTATATGTTAATCTGGGCAAATATTTCTCTGATATCCCTGGGTTAATGAGCAAGACTATCATGACAGAACCGAAACTGTCTATCAGAGGTTTCAGGGGGGATACTCTGCCGGTTATTAGACCACTTATAGCTGAGATAGAGGGAATAGACTTTATCTATCCTAGTAGTGATGGCCTTGATATTATTGTAAAAAAACCGGAGTTTCTTACTGAAGTTAAGAAAGAGATAAATAGTATTCTGAGTAATTATCATATCCTGGAGGTCAGATATCCCCTCAACCAGCACCCGTCTAACCTCGGCCAGTTGAGGGGAGAGGTTGTTGAACTGGTAGAGGGTAACCTTGATGAGGTTATTGATGTGACGATCAGTAATGAGTCAGATCGGGTTTCTCTTTTGACCAGTTTAAAACAGATGAAGACTTTTCTGATGTCCTATGCTACTAAAGTGCTTATTAGTGATCTTGAAAATAGTGAGGCTGTTCTGGAAGGGAGTACCCTGCTGGCCAGTAATGAAGATGGTGAGCAATTTGTCCTGGAGGTAATCAGTAATACTGATCAGCAGGTCATTGCTCTGGTTCAGGAGGGGAGTATTAATAAACCCATTTCTCTGGAGGTTTATTTTCAGGACTATGGGGATGAGGTAAAATACCTGGGTAAAGGCATAGTAGATAACCCGCGCCAGGAGCTGGCTGATGCCCTGGAACAACTTAATGAAATAGCCCCTAAACTGGAGGGTTTCCTGGAACAGAGTGAACAGCTTGTTGAGTTTAGTAATATGCTCAGTGAGGATTTAGCGGGGATAAATGATGGTTTAGGTCAACTGGAAAATACCAGTCAGAAACTGAGCAGTTCTCTAGAAGAATGGCAGCAGGAGGGGCTGTCAAACTTTCTGTCTGAGTTACTGGGTATCCTTGATGATATTAAGAAAAATACAGGTGATATTACAGATATTCAGCGGGAGCTGGTTATGACCAGTAATAATCTAAAAGAAGGTGCTGCACTGATTGAAGAAAAGATAGCCTATGTGCCGCGTAGTAACGGTATGTATCAGCAGTTAGATGAACTGAAAGATATCTTTCTACGGCTTTCTGAAGGTTTAGATGATAATTATGACCTGGTGGCCATGAGACTGGCAGATATGGATCCGGTTCTAAGTTCTATTGGGAGCTGGGAGGAAAAGATTGCTTCACTACTCAAGGTTGAGGAGACCTTAAATAGTGGGGCGAACTGGCAGGAGATCGAAGGGATTATTGCAGACATTGATCAGACTGCCAGGATTATAGATGCCAGTCAATTACAGGATAAGCTGACATCTATTCAGGAATTACTACAGGACTTAAATACCAACCGCTTACCTGTTGTTTTGAATCAACTCTCTTATATTCAGAATTCATTACCTGATCTTGAAGAATCTGAGATTGTTGAGACGATTAATTTGATTGATAGTTATATAGCTGGTCAGGTGATTCCAGGTGATCAGATTCAACTGTTAATTAAAGGAAAATATAATAGCAAGGGGCTTGTTAATAAGATAGAAGGGGTTGTAAACAACCCGACTGTTACCTATATAGAGATGGATGCCGGGGTTTTACAGCCCAATACACGGGGGGAGATTTTTAATGTCTTAAACCAGGTCAGGGCTGTTATTTCAACAATTGTTGCTTTTGTATTTACTATACTGGTAATGATTATGGATCAATCATTGATTATAAGTACACTGAGGCTTAATGGCAGCAGGGGATATTTTTATGGTTTTGTAAGTGGGGGTTTAATCTTTAGTTTGATCTGCCTGCTGAGTGGGATAGATTTTCCTTATCTTAATTTTAGTACAGAATTTATTGTCGGTGGTTTGTCAGGTGTTTTGATCGCATTTTTATCTAAGATGCTTAATCCAGTAGATAGAGAAGAATGGGAGGCAGGTAAGGCTCTGGGTTTTTCCACAGCAGAGATAATGCATGAGATTATTATACCGGCTGGTAAACCTGGATTACTCTACCTAATGAATTACCCCAGAATTATTTTTAAATAAGATATTATTAAATCCCCAGGAGGGAGTATAATGCTGAGGATAAAAGGTTTGAAAAAAAGCTTTAATAATGATATAGTATTAGATGAAATAGACTTTGAACTCAGGTCAGGTGAGATTACTGCTGTTATGGGGCCGAGTGGTTGTGGAAAATCAACTTTTATCCGTTCAATTAACAGACTTGTTGAACCTGATGATGGAGAGATATTTTTTAGGGACATACCGGTTCACCAGCTTACCCAGGATAAACTGGAAGGAGTCAGGCAGAATATTGGTTTTGTCTTCCAGCATTTCAATCTAATTAAACGCCTGGATGTCAAACAGAACGTTGCCCTGGGCCTTATTAAAAAGGGTTATTCAGTAGCTGAGGCCTGTGAAAAGGCAGTTCTTGCCCTGGCTGATGTGGGCCTGGCAGAGATGGGTGATGCCAGTGTATTAAACCTGAGTGGTGGTGAGAAACAGCGAGTTGGTATTGCCCGGGCCCTTGTGCTGGAACCTGAGCTGATCCTCTTTGATGAACCAACAGCTTCACTTGACCCGATACTGGTTAGAGAGGTTCTTGATGTTCTGGAGGATATTGTTGTTCGGAAACGCACTTCGATGATAATAGTTACCCATGAAGTGACATTTGCCCGTAGAGTAGCTGATCAGGTTTATTTTATGGATAAGGGAAAATTTGTTGAATCAGGAAAACCAACAACGGTTTTTGAAAATCCAGGCTCCTGGATAGGTAAAAAATATAAAAAAATTATCAATTATACTTAAAAATAAT
This window contains:
- a CDS encoding sigma-70 family RNA polymerase sigma factor, encoding MKEYLKKIRDLKLPTSEEEQALWFRYKNENEQEARQELISYYQPLVFKLVQQFKADRGVFMDLIQEGNLGLIDAVDSYRPGFNTRFSTFAVYHIRGRIIDYLNKGSRARKFPVMGDILPEKLEETVERSILADRVKELVKGLPSKERQVINKRFLDSKKAELAAAEMGISLSYLYRLQKKAVRRLRGKLATFIHQWNK
- a CDS encoding BamA/OMP85 family outer membrane protein; protein product: MKHFLVLIILCNLILFSGVTMAENELLEQNLQFITAIAFEGNERVSDEEIRSLISTEAGELLDEEKIKNDMQKLYDTGYFQDVKVSFEVYNAGLKAIFELSEYPLVEDIIIKGNESYSDQELMKEIKLVKGEILNHNAILESRKAIERLYQEAGYVLAVLKDIDIDDNGVVSFEINEGYLNELIIEGNEKTKDFVIRREFDFKKGDVINIKELQESFRQLVRLNYFEDINPKLERVDFEKNTANVILEVTEGRTGRFNFGVSYSTAEGKGWGGFITVQERNLFGNGQTLGFDWEFGSTTNYEINFYEPWVLGTPTSFGIGVYDKSYSSEDSVKGDYDVDKSGGSISLGHPLTEEWNGRIKFKVEKSKLDWEDKEYTKDGKTYENDPEDIDLRSITLQTSRDTTNHPFNPTGGGIDVLSLEYAGHFLGGDADFVKYRTDFRRFYNGFKGNQAWALRLQTGFSDGDLPELEKYRLGGSETIRGYDKGSFTGDDMLLVNLEYRIPITENFTGVLFADGGNTWDSYRDIQLDDLHYSTGLGIRMDTFLGQIRLDYGFNEDGEGQPHFSIGNTF
- a CDS encoding OmpH family outer membrane protein, whose protein sequence is MQNYRPKFAVVIGLILIITGFLVLVYPQTNIAAGDDAKGRIAYVDLWTVFNVHPGKASAEEELNMLAQDMQAELEEKASDLPEAQQQEMLQEYQTKLSQQEQELIEGIIDQIKAAIVDVAEEKEVKLVVDKQSIFYGGYDLTQDVIDYINKQQGSLQEPLDATEEELSDELTGD
- a CDS encoding coiled-coil domain-containing protein, encoding MLKGIFRILTVVAVILGIAGLGLFYLVSSGTASPESVNIRTVLDNYLTDNPAGQLSEEISLKRENLRNQLARLRNQEKLLNNKKAALELIVEEELAEIRGKYEEEILDFKKELEVSFENFREEKRQEYQEKILVKKESYEQRLDELIEGYKDKKRQELADYQQQLLDNYHKETLNYRLKLLALELSEEEERAYKDKITGLEQSQEEAVKAKEDQMNESLQEETSRLRQEFDEDFLELQEKMEQEMKREINSKLLSNEQALEGFIAEQEVLLNEEMVQRRRELSERSKEEIVLLENLVREIRNDYLTLQSQIAKLEKEVIK
- a CDS encoding OmpH family outer membrane protein, yielding MLKKIILLGISISFVLLAGCTSRSPEIAVLDIEEVLARSRRAQELQEELLNIGNTLEEEYSQQEDEEEDQNHLERVYQEYLSNKQRLENSFNEEVKVVIEEIRKDKNIDTVLYKDSVYYGGLDITEKLVEMLDSKYDEEEGSDNDRE
- the lpxD gene encoding UDP-3-O-(3-hydroxymyristoyl)glucosamine N-acyltransferase; the protein is MTENEGLSITELARRVNGKVLGDPAYLIYGVSGVSESTAETITFAETEQYLSEALKSKAGAVIVPDGFTAKGKNMIVVKKPRLAFARIAAVFAPNVFYRPGIDPTSTIADSVVIGENVSIHPYVVIDEGAEIADHVILAPGVYIGAGVKVGESSILHPGVVVEYDTVIGKKVMIHSGTVIGSDGYGFVTDQDGHHKIPQLGKVIIEDDVEIGANVTIDRGTSGPTVIGRGTKTDNLIQLAHNVQIGEENLLVAQVGIAGSSKTGRRVTLGGKTGVVGHLEIGDNTTVASASVITKDTPSGVFYSGSPAQDHKKELREQAARRKMPQLLKRISKLEKRIGELEKKLN
- a CDS encoding YjbH domain-containing protein, whose protein sequence is MRRYVVGFLFLVVLVNVAGSVMAVDRLLEMPTAGLIHGDVLVRGEIIPGSHRNIEGVFALADRVQLGVVGNYLDKDDELETAGSLKLLLFDEKDGFPSVSIGAREKDFYFVMSKNLGHDIRAHLGIGNGEFDGLFLGFNKLINPVAVQTSSSTGVPLPINLMAEYANRQVNLGVRVYFREAIAVDAGLMDFEKVKLGMNYSF
- a CDS encoding ABC transporter permease yields the protein MFWMKTAFRKDIFLLMAAAILLGVILALAGGYLADNYFANMVSGLIGDSGEYDLLFTISSDKEDIAIEQIKNIAADTLPGSSFKTGPKVAGSSNYLLKIPDKYKNEEVYVNLGKYFSDIPGLMSKTIMTEPKLSIRGFRGDTLPVIRPLIAEIEGIDFIYPSSDGLDIIVKKPEFLTEVKKEINSILSNYHILEVRYPLNQHPSNLGQLRGEVVELVEGNLDEVIDVTISNESDRVSLLTSLKQMKTFLMSYATKVLISDLENSEAVLEGSTLLASNEDGEQFVLEVISNTDQQVIALVQEGSINKPISLEVYFQDYGDEVKYLGKGIVDNPRQELADALEQLNEIAPKLEGFLEQSEQLVEFSNMLSEDLAGINDGLGQLENTSQKLSSSLEEWQQEGLSNFLSELLGILDDIKKNTGDITDIQRELVMTSNNLKEGAALIEEKIAYVPRSNGMYQQLDELKDIFLRLSEGLDDNYDLVAMRLADMDPVLSSIGSWEEKIASLLKVEETLNSGANWQEIEGIIADIDQTARIIDASQLQDKLTSIQELLQDLNTNRLPVVLNQLSYIQNSLPDLEESEIVETINLIDSYIAGQVIPGDQIQLLIKGKYNSKGLVNKIEGVVNNPTVTYIEMDAGVLQPNTRGEIFNVLNQVRAVISTIVAFVFTILVMIMDQSLIISTLRLNGSRGYFYGFVSGGLIFSLICLLSGIDFPYLNFSTEFIVGGLSGVLIAFLSKMLNPVDREEWEAGKALGFSTAEIMHEIIIPAGKPGLLYLMNYPRIIFK
- a CDS encoding amino acid ABC transporter ATP-binding protein; amino-acid sequence: MLRIKGLKKSFNNDIVLDEIDFELRSGEITAVMGPSGCGKSTFIRSINRLVEPDDGEIFFRDIPVHQLTQDKLEGVRQNIGFVFQHFNLIKRLDVKQNVALGLIKKGYSVAEACEKAVLALADVGLAEMGDASVLNLSGGEKQRVGIARALVLEPELILFDEPTASLDPILVREVLDVLEDIVVRKRTSMIIVTHEVTFARRVADQVYFMDKGKFVESGKPTTVFENPGSWIGKKYKKIINYT